In Candidatus Eisenbacteria bacterium, the following proteins share a genomic window:
- the uvrC gene encoding excinuclease ABC subunit UvrC — translation MSRKEVKRKLSLLPHKAGVYLFKDKRGKVLYVGKAGELASRVRSHFGPSSHLGLKQALLLRKITDIDCVVTNSELEALLLECNLIKEYRPPYNVRLKDDKKYPFLRLSMKEKFPRLSVTRNSVEDGNRYFGPYSDVAAMRKTVALIRATFPLRTCPGEKPGRIQGRPCLNFHIKRCLAPCVGKIGKDDYRKIVGRVSKFLGGSGEEVISSLEEEMKTASERLDFERAGELRDRIIDIEATLSKQRVAGLAEREMDALGVSKSGKVACGVVLRIRDGKIITKDRKFFEGVREETEQELAGSFIEQYYDRPGPIPQRILCSVEPNDIELLEKCLSGRRGTRVSIHSPSRGKEKGIVLLAKMNADLEVAEKIAAHERKGKRLPDELFELERALGLKSPPRRIEAFDISTVHGEASVGSLVTFIDGVPQRSQYRKFRVRTSTGSDDAGMMFEILSRRMKKLADESLKLPNLLLVDGGKPQVGAAIRAMIGQRIDEIPVFGLAKKNEELYSPDKMEPIRLSRSSAALKLLQRIRDESHRFAVSYHRKVMRKRLSRSALDEIPGIGERKKEALLRKFGSPERVRRATLEELAATRGIGERLARAILEGTGTVPPSVPSQK, via the coding sequence ATGTCAAGGAAAGAAGTTAAGAGAAAGCTTTCGCTCCTCCCGCACAAGGCAGGAGTTTACCTTTTCAAGGATAAGCGCGGAAAAGTGCTTTATGTGGGCAAAGCCGGCGAACTTGCATCCAGAGTGAGAAGTCATTTTGGGCCTTCCTCTCATCTGGGCCTCAAACAAGCGCTTCTTCTGAGGAAGATCACTGACATTGACTGCGTCGTCACCAATTCTGAGCTTGAGGCATTGCTCCTTGAATGTAATCTCATAAAGGAGTACAGGCCCCCATACAATGTCAGGCTAAAAGACGACAAGAAATATCCTTTCCTCAGGCTCTCAATGAAAGAGAAATTTCCCCGCCTTTCCGTGACCAGGAATTCCGTGGAGGACGGTAACCGTTACTTCGGACCATATTCCGACGTGGCGGCCATGAGGAAGACCGTCGCTCTGATCAGGGCTACTTTCCCATTGAGGACCTGTCCGGGTGAGAAGCCGGGCAGGATCCAGGGCAGGCCATGCCTCAATTTCCACATCAAGAGGTGCCTTGCTCCCTGTGTCGGTAAGATAGGGAAGGATGACTACAGAAAGATAGTCGGGAGGGTCTCCAAGTTCCTGGGCGGGTCCGGTGAAGAAGTGATTTCTTCCCTTGAGGAAGAGATGAAGACGGCATCTGAGCGTCTCGACTTTGAGCGAGCCGGAGAACTCAGGGACAGAATCATCGACATTGAAGCAACTCTCTCGAAGCAAAGGGTCGCCGGTCTTGCAGAAAGAGAAATGGATGCGCTGGGCGTGTCAAAGAGTGGAAAGGTGGCGTGTGGAGTTGTGCTGAGAATCCGGGACGGCAAGATCATCACCAAAGATCGAAAATTCTTTGAGGGAGTCCGGGAAGAGACCGAGCAGGAGCTCGCCGGCTCGTTCATCGAGCAGTACTATGACCGGCCGGGACCAATCCCCCAAAGGATACTGTGTTCAGTCGAGCCGAATGATATTGAACTCCTTGAGAAGTGTCTCAGCGGGAGGCGCGGGACAAGAGTGAGTATCCATTCGCCTTCCAGAGGAAAAGAAAAGGGAATCGTTCTTCTGGCGAAGATGAACGCGGACCTGGAGGTTGCGGAGAAAATCGCAGCCCATGAAAGAAAAGGAAAGAGACTTCCCGATGAGCTCTTTGAACTGGAGCGTGCTCTCGGTCTTAAGAGCCCTCCCAGAAGGATTGAGGCCTTTGACATATCGACCGTTCATGGGGAAGCAAGCGTGGGTTCTCTGGTAACGTTCATCGATGGCGTTCCCCAGAGGTCGCAATACAGGAAATTCAGGGTCAGGACATCGACCGGCTCCGATGACGCCGGAATGATGTTTGAAATTCTCTCGAGAAGGATGAAGAAACTGGCAGACGAATCCCTCAAGCTTCCTAACCTTCTGCTCGTTGACGGCGGGAAACCTCAGGTCGGCGCGGCGATAAGGGCAATGATCGGCCAGCGAATTGACGAGATTCCGGTTTTCGGCCTCGCGAAGAAGAACGAAGAACTGTACTCTCCAGACAAAATGGAGCCAATCAGACTCTCCCGTTCCTCGGCAGCACTCAAGCTTCTTCAGAGAATTAGAGACGAATCTCACAGGTTTGCGGTGAGTTATCACAGAAAGGTGATGCGGAAAAGACTTTCGCGCTCCGCACTTGATGAAATTCCGGGGATCGGAGAGAGAAAGAAGGAAGCTCTGCTTCGGAAGTTCGGTTCCCCGGAGAGAGTGAGACGTGCAACACTTGAGGAGCTCGCGGCGACTCGCGGGATAGGTGAACGTCTCGCAAGAGCAATACTCGAAGGAACAGGGACAGTGCCGCCCAGTGTGCCGTCCCAGAAATAA
- a CDS encoding methylated-DNA--[protein]-cysteine S-methyltransferase has translation MKTVRYFTVETEHGRVWVGGTDDGVSSIVLGSTPKVRKVAKLLSAREIRLVKDRKTFGSLRRLLESYFQGKRVQFDAKLDMRSATEFQKQVWAAVKKIPYGELKSYKEIAASCGGPSFARAVGVALRTNPFPIVIPCHRVIMSSHSLGGFASGLRWKRALILLEGGQLPLEL, from the coding sequence ATGAAAACCGTACGCTATTTTACGGTTGAGACTGAACACGGGAGGGTCTGGGTCGGAGGGACCGACGATGGAGTGTCAAGCATAGTTCTCGGGAGCACACCCAAAGTAAGGAAAGTAGCGAAGCTCTTGTCAGCCAGGGAAATCAGGCTTGTCAAAGACAGGAAGACATTCGGAAGTCTCAGGCGTCTACTCGAAAGCTATTTTCAGGGGAAGAGGGTTCAGTTTGATGCTAAGCTTGATATGAGGTCGGCCACCGAATTCCAGAAACAAGTGTGGGCTGCAGTGAAGAAGATTCCCTATGGAGAGCTGAAATCATACAAGGAGATCGCGGCCTCCTGTGGCGGTCCCAGCTTTGCCAGGGCTGTAGGGGTAGCTCTGAGGACGAATCCTTTTCCGATCGTGATTCCCTGCCACAGGGTCATAATGAGCAGTCATTCTCTGGGCGGGTTCGCGTCGGGGCTGCGCTGGAAGAGAGCATTGATACTTCTTGAGGGCGGACAGCTTCCGCTTGAGCTCTAG
- a CDS encoding MBL fold metallo-hydrolase, with protein sequence MNCYILGSAGGRDGVIIDPGDEGERILRKTESLGLEIKWILNTHGHPDHTGADWYLMKETGACLLIHASDEDMLALTFEGSALSESRMKRGPAGRFQGTSPKDGKPHILRIEGGDVIGAGDIRLEVIHTPGHTMGGVCFVYKDHLFSGDTLFAGSIGRTDLPGGSYDQLINSITKKILPLGDDTKVYPGHGPSTTVGIEKEENPFLS encoded by the coding sequence GTGAACTGTTACATCCTCGGCTCCGCCGGGGGAAGAGATGGCGTAATAATCGACCCCGGCGACGAGGGTGAGCGGATTCTGAGAAAGACAGAAAGCCTTGGGCTGGAAATAAAATGGATTCTCAATACCCACGGACACCCTGACCATACGGGCGCGGACTGGTACCTGATGAAAGAGACCGGGGCATGTCTTCTCATTCATGCATCTGACGAAGATATGCTTGCGCTGACTTTCGAGGGCAGTGCGCTTTCGGAATCCAGGATGAAGAGAGGCCCTGCCGGACGTTTTCAGGGGACTTCTCCCAAGGACGGGAAGCCACACATTTTGCGCATTGAGGGCGGAGATGTCATCGGGGCAGGTGATATCCGGCTCGAGGTGATTCACACTCCCGGGCACACGATGGGTGGAGTGTGCTTCGTCTATAAAGACCATCTTTTCTCAGGCGATACATTGTTTGCAGGTTCAATAGGAAGGACGGATCTTCCCGGCGGTTCTTACGATCAATTGATCAACTCGATCACGAAGAAGATTCTCCCGCTCGGGGACGATACCAAAGTCTATCCGGGACACGGGCCGTCCACGACAGTCGGAATCGAGAAGGAGGAGAATCCTTTTCTCAGTTAG
- the xerD gene encoding site-specific tyrosine recombinase XerD codes for MAPSSVSKEVEGKESRSGTPPELSKALDDFLEHLLLERQYSPNTIDAYRRDLRSYLNVVKSRGIDSIDLLGRDGPGIFKDALGKLDISSSTIARKLSSLKSFHRFLRESLTLKEDVASTLRSPKQWKKIPVVLSTGEVERLLSMPDVGKPLELRDKAMLELMYGTGMRESEVIGLKLIALDLSNEIVRCFGKGKKERVVPVGSYARQYVGQYLESGRPSILGQRKCDYVFTTRRGKPLTRMAFWKRFSKYARMAGLPDGIHPHTLRHSCATHMLEGGADLRIIQELLGHSSISTTQIYTAVDAEYLREVHKTFHPRP; via the coding sequence ATGGCACCTTCAAGCGTCTCAAAGGAAGTTGAGGGCAAAGAGTCCCGCTCCGGTACGCCACCGGAGCTGTCGAAGGCTCTCGACGATTTCCTTGAGCATCTTCTCCTTGAGAGACAATATTCACCGAACACGATTGATGCCTACCGCAGGGATCTCCGTTCCTACCTGAATGTCGTCAAGTCAAGAGGGATCGACTCCATTGATTTGCTCGGCAGGGACGGTCCTGGAATTTTCAAGGACGCCCTGGGGAAACTGGATATTTCATCGTCAACGATTGCGAGGAAACTCTCATCCCTCAAGAGCTTTCACCGGTTCTTGAGAGAATCTCTGACTCTCAAGGAGGATGTCGCTTCGACTTTGAGGAGTCCGAAGCAATGGAAGAAGATTCCCGTCGTTCTCAGCACAGGCGAGGTCGAGAGACTTCTTTCCATGCCGGATGTCGGGAAGCCGCTTGAGCTCAGGGACAAGGCCATGCTGGAACTGATGTACGGCACCGGAATGAGAGAATCCGAGGTCATCGGCCTCAAACTGATTGCGCTCGACCTTTCTAACGAGATCGTCAGATGTTTTGGAAAAGGGAAGAAGGAAAGGGTTGTTCCGGTAGGCAGCTATGCACGGCAATATGTCGGCCAGTACCTGGAATCCGGAAGGCCGTCCATTCTCGGACAGAGAAAGTGCGACTATGTTTTCACGACACGAAGAGGAAAGCCGCTGACCAGAATGGCTTTCTGGAAACGTTTTTCGAAATATGCGCGTATGGCCGGACTGCCTGATGGTATCCACCCTCATACCCTCAGGCATTCATGCGCAACTCACATGCTCGAAGGAGGGGCTGACTTGAGAATCATTCAGGAACTTCTCGGACATTCATCGATTTCTACGACCCAGATATACACCGCCGTAGATGCGGAGTATTTGAGGGAAGTTCACAAGACGTTCCACCCGAGGCCCTAA
- a CDS encoding outer membrane beta-barrel protein yields MKNYLRLVLLSLLLVCFRTHQVSGEERKGTISMGFQYQYSLMGGVSEYADNYDGGIGYGIKLKYYLGKKKAIGISFENQYHDATLEPATVDDPGRLQFNTTTVEFFRYFERNKPVSRYVVIGAGLCQPTVLWSAGGPERTEDGPIVTAGAGTEFFISRSIAVDFRLKGSTFVNDDGLTAAGFFSVGFAYYVVN; encoded by the coding sequence ATGAAAAACTATCTCAGGCTCGTTCTTCTTTCATTACTTCTGGTTTGTTTCCGCACCCATCAAGTTAGCGGGGAGGAGAGAAAAGGGACAATCTCCATGGGGTTCCAGTACCAATACAGCCTGATGGGGGGAGTTTCGGAGTATGCCGATAACTATGATGGCGGAATCGGCTATGGAATAAAGCTCAAATACTATCTTGGGAAGAAGAAGGCCATCGGAATCTCGTTTGAGAATCAGTATCACGACGCGACTCTTGAGCCCGCAACCGTAGATGATCCCGGGAGACTCCAGTTCAATACCACGACTGTCGAATTCTTCAGGTACTTTGAGAGGAACAAACCGGTATCAAGGTATGTCGTAATCGGTGCCGGCCTCTGCCAGCCAACAGTGCTTTGGTCGGCGGGCGGGCCGGAGCGTACGGAAGACGGTCCTATTGTCACTGCTGGTGCCGGAACTGAGTTCTTCATTAGCCGTTCAATAGCGGTCGACTTCCGGTTGAAGGGATCCACTTTTGTCAATGACGACGGTTTGACTGCTGCGGGCTTCTTTTCGGTCGGGTTCGCTTACTATGTTGTAAATTGA
- a CDS encoding SNF2-related protein translates to MSSKWRKEIRVGEKVFHRTFGEGLVVDVKREKRYDILEVVFSDGVRKLSSEHPLTVSEFPGTPFPLVWGSDGKEARRRRSSLAKGRISQDHAGGISIGDGMLTLDPTSLDVIAQLSSQWYESYQSFLLRRYAELIRLGRGNERLVSLGSLRDVNRYKHQLAACLKVIRELRGRALLADEVGLGKTVEAGIVLKEYLVRSLVGRALILVPVSLCNQWQEELTNKFGLDSKLARLPGDWKNGEIVVASMDTAKSARNRDEIRRCGFDIVIVDEAHRMRNHKTLAWRFVNSLSPKYLLLLTATPVQNDLRELYNLITLLRPGTLGTFRTFKQQFMMRGDKRKPKNTGRLSRILSTVMLRTTRGNTAIKFAKRHVETVEFALSQQERELYDSVSEFVSRQTREGRGSSVSKWYLTLLVLQKEIGSSSYAAARTLSKMKEKYRGEMSDMLNKLLSMAENVTDSSKLNGLLRTLRAVDEKVIVFTQFKTTLDFLVRNLAKEGIETVSYHGGLSLRQKEIAVKQFRDSVNVFLSTEAGGEGRNLQFCRTIVNYDLPWNPMRIEQRIGRVHRLGQERDVRIFNFSAADTVEWYVLETLYKKINMFELVVGEMEMILGNLDERTSFDDLIFKIWTGSKKKQEFLRKLSFLGEKLLSARKQYEKAKELDVLLFDTPQANSQEDR, encoded by the coding sequence GTGAGCTCTAAGTGGAGAAAAGAAATCAGGGTCGGTGAGAAGGTCTTTCACAGGACTTTCGGCGAAGGCCTAGTTGTGGATGTGAAAAGAGAAAAGCGGTACGACATCCTCGAAGTCGTGTTTTCTGATGGTGTAAGAAAGCTCAGCTCTGAGCATCCCCTGACGGTGAGTGAGTTTCCGGGGACGCCTTTTCCGCTGGTCTGGGGAAGCGACGGGAAGGAAGCCAGAAGGCGCCGGTCTTCCCTGGCGAAGGGGCGCATTTCGCAAGACCACGCCGGAGGCATCTCGATCGGAGACGGAATGCTGACTCTGGACCCTACGAGTCTGGATGTCATCGCACAACTTTCCAGCCAGTGGTACGAGAGTTACCAGAGTTTTCTATTGAGGAGATATGCGGAGCTGATCCGGCTTGGAAGAGGCAATGAGAGGCTCGTTTCGCTTGGGTCGCTTCGGGATGTCAATAGATACAAACATCAGCTTGCTGCCTGCCTGAAGGTGATCAGGGAACTTCGCGGCAGGGCACTGCTCGCAGATGAAGTCGGGCTGGGGAAAACGGTGGAGGCCGGGATTGTGCTCAAGGAGTATCTTGTCAGGAGCCTTGTCGGACGGGCTCTGATTCTTGTTCCGGTGTCTCTATGCAATCAGTGGCAGGAGGAGCTCACGAACAAGTTCGGCCTTGACTCGAAGCTTGCCAGGCTCCCAGGTGACTGGAAGAATGGTGAGATAGTGGTTGCCTCAATGGATACGGCCAAGTCGGCCCGGAACCGTGACGAGATAAGAAGGTGCGGCTTCGACATCGTGATAGTGGATGAAGCACACCGCATGAGGAACCACAAGACTCTGGCGTGGAGGTTCGTGAATTCGCTTTCCCCGAAGTACTTGCTTCTTCTCACGGCGACGCCTGTCCAGAACGACCTGAGGGAACTATATAACCTGATCACGCTTCTCCGGCCGGGGACTCTGGGCACATTCCGGACATTCAAACAGCAGTTCATGATGAGAGGTGACAAAAGAAAGCCGAAGAACACCGGGCGTCTTTCAAGAATTCTCTCGACGGTAATGCTGAGAACAACGCGCGGCAACACGGCGATCAAGTTCGCCAAAAGGCATGTAGAGACCGTTGAGTTTGCGCTTTCGCAGCAGGAGAGGGAGCTCTACGACTCCGTGTCGGAGTTCGTCAGCCGGCAGACAAGAGAGGGCAGGGGAAGCTCGGTTTCCAAGTGGTATCTCACGCTTCTCGTTCTTCAGAAGGAGATAGGAAGCAGCTCCTATGCTGCCGCAAGAACTCTCAGCAAGATGAAGGAGAAGTACAGGGGTGAGATGTCCGACATGCTCAACAAGCTCCTGTCGATGGCGGAAAACGTGACCGACAGCAGCAAATTGAATGGCCTGCTCAGGACTCTTCGTGCCGTTGACGAAAAGGTAATCGTCTTTACGCAGTTCAAAACGACTCTTGATTTCCTGGTGAGAAATCTGGCAAAGGAAGGCATCGAGACAGTGTCATATCACGGCGGACTTTCGCTGCGGCAGAAAGAGATCGCTGTGAAGCAATTCCGGGATTCGGTGAATGTCTTTCTCAGCACGGAGGCAGGCGGGGAGGGCAGGAATCTTCAGTTCTGTAGAACGATAGTGAATTACGATCTCCCCTGGAACCCGATGCGTATTGAGCAGAGGATAGGAAGAGTTCACCGCCTTGGGCAGGAGAGAGACGTCCGAATCTTCAACTTTTCCGCTGCAGATACGGTAGAATGGTATGTTCTTGAGACACTCTACAAGAAGATAAACATGTTTGAGCTCGTCGTCGGAGAGATGGAAATGATTCTTGGAAATTTGGACGAGAGGACTTCTTTCGATGATCTCATTTTCAAGATCTGGACAGGGTCGAAGAAAAAGCAAGAGTTCCTGCGAAAATTATCCTTCCTCGGAGAAAAATTGCTCTCAGCCCGGAAGCAGTACGAAAAGGCCAAGGAGCTTGACGTTCTTCTCTTCGATACTCCTCAGGCAAATTCTCAAGAGGACAGATGA
- a CDS encoding tetratricopeptide repeat protein — MPGRRITRREMKEDRLVTFALRAFDYVRENAGKMAVAAVVAAFVVVGAVYVSHVRRDSEDKASFLLAQGNSEYWAGRMASAQSFFSEGSSRYPGATDGKIARLRLGDTQLFLGKYSDAIESYREFLKREKKNQVLILSAKRGLAIALEDQKSYVEAAREYEGIANSFPKGDPQVSALLDAVRSLRSGGRTDDAVKILKRIVSEYPNVRNIRQIKSLLFELEARIKGKSGLAS; from the coding sequence ATGCCCGGGAGAAGAATAACAAGAAGAGAGATGAAAGAGGACAGGCTCGTTACTTTTGCTCTCAGGGCCTTCGACTACGTCAGGGAGAATGCGGGCAAAATGGCCGTGGCTGCGGTGGTGGCGGCATTCGTCGTGGTGGGGGCCGTCTACGTATCACATGTCAGAAGAGACTCCGAGGACAAGGCAAGCTTCCTTCTTGCTCAGGGAAACTCTGAGTATTGGGCAGGGAGAATGGCTTCTGCACAGAGTTTTTTCAGCGAGGGCTCATCCCGGTATCCTGGCGCGACTGACGGAAAGATAGCGCGTCTCAGGCTGGGAGATACTCAGCTTTTCCTCGGGAAATACAGCGATGCAATTGAGAGTTACAGGGAATTCCTAAAGAGAGAGAAAAAGAACCAGGTCCTTATCCTCTCGGCAAAGAGGGGTCTTGCGATCGCGCTTGAGGATCAGAAAAGCTATGTTGAGGCTGCGCGGGAATATGAGGGCATCGCAAATTCCTTTCCCAAGGGCGATCCGCAGGTCTCTGCACTTCTCGACGCAGTCCGTTCTCTCAGGTCTGGCGGCAGAACGGATGATGCAGTAAAGATTCTGAAACGAATCGTCTCAGAATATCCGAATGTGAGAAACATACGTCAGATAAAAAGCCTTCTCTTTGAGCTTGAGGCACGAATCAAGGGCAAGTCGGGATTGGCATCGTAG